In uncultured Fibrobacter sp., the sequence AGGGTATGAAATATCGTATTTTCATACCTATTATATTACTTGCTTTTGAATTGCCATTTGCGCAACTCGTGCCCCAGAAATCAGAAAACTCTTCCGTAAAAATTGACCGTGCCCTGATATTCAAGGTGGATTACACAGACGAGGCCATAGCAGCGGATTCCATTTCAAAAAAATCCAACCCGCCCTTGAACGAAACGAAGAAAAAGGAAGACCCCCTGGTTCATTCAATGATCGAAACCGGAGCCTGCATCACGGTAGCTACGCTCTTAGGAATATTCAACAACAACATCCCCGTTGGGTGCATACCGCTACCCAGTCCTTAGCTCTAGTCGGCACCTTGCTCACTGAAAAAAGTGAATTAATGTTGAAAGTTTATGAGAATCGAACACGTAGCCATCTGGGTCAATGACATTGACAAGGTCTGCGAGTTCTACCGGAAGTATTTCGGCGGGACCATTCATCAAGTTTATCACAATCCGGCAAAACAATTCACGAGCCGGTTCGTCACCTTCGAAGGTGGAGCACGCTTGGAAATCATGCACCGCCCCGACATAACTCCAACGTTTCACGTGGAACATTCGGAACATCTCGGTTTTGCCCATCTTTGCTTTTCCGTCGGATCCAAAGAAGATGTGGACCGACTCACCCGGCAAATGTCCAAAGAAGGAATCCAGGTCGTGGGGCAACCCCGGACTACCGGCGATGGATATTACGAAAGTGTCGTCCTGGACCCCGAAGGCAATCGGGTAGAGATTACAATTTAATTTTAAAGTAGGGAGTGTTTCACGTGAAACCTTTTTTCATTATCGCGCTTGTTGCGATGAACGTTCACGCGGTCGATTGTATCCGGATGACATTTGACTACCTTGCCTCGGAATATATGACGGAGAATCTGAACATGTATATACTTCCCGGCAAACTGAAACCGGACAGTCTCCACCAGCAGCAGAAATCCCTAGTCAGCACCATCAAGTACCACTGGACCCAAAACCGATTGGACAGCATGACCATCTCCCACACCTGCCAGGATGATGTACATAAGGGGACCATGAAGGTCAACTGGAAAATTGATTCCACCAAGGTCGGCAAGCTCATGAAATACGACTGGATTTTCCCGGACAAGAGTGACAACTTCACGGTTTTCCGCGGGAAGGATTCCGTCGCCATCGTCATTGACAAAGAACAGACCCACTCCTTCTACATCAAGAACGACACCATCCACGAAGTCAACGATTGGCTCCCCAGACATTGGATTATCACTCGGGACCCTGCCAACGAGAGCAAGTGTTACAGGAAGAACAGAGTGAAAAATCTGTTGGATGATAAAAGCTATCCCGAGAGGGGCAATAATCTCCACTTCACTTACGAATACAAAAAAAGGGGTAATTTCATTGTCCAAGAAATAATGAATCACGACGAGATGGTATTCGTTAAAATACCTGGTCCTTGCGAAGGAGGCAAGGAGCACACCACCATATTTTTCAAACAATAAATATTGTTGGGCCCCTTCGGAGCCAACATGAAACTTTATTATATTTCCGACCATGAAAAAACTCATCCTTACTTTTGCACTAGCATTATTCTCCCAGTCCTTTGCCGACTGCATCCATACAGTTTTTGAATATGAACAGGCGACAATCGCTGGTTACGACAAGAGCTTTGACGGCCTACTATTTGACAGTATGTATGTAGACAAAGGCACTGCCAACACCAGGGGGAACTCCATCTATATCCTGAAATACTATTGGACCGGCGATAAAGTCGACAGCGCCTACGAAGCAAATCTCCGCAACGGGGAATGGCAATACAAGACTACCGTAAATCCTGACTCGGTAGTTTTCAATGTTGACCATGTAGAAAATAATTGGTCAATTATAGGATCGGCAAACGGAGTGAGCGACACAATAAGTATCTACTTTGACGGGGACTCCTTGGCCATTACCAGCACTGACGAAGACGGTAAATACACTAATATATATGTCATGAGAAACGACACTCTCTTCAGGCGTTCTGAAAACGAAATTATCGTCAACGACGAGAAAGATACCAACACCTGCTATGTGAAGGATGGTCGCGACGACTACGTGACCACCTGGTACCGCTACGATACCGAAGTTAAAAATGACAGGGTCATTGTGAGCAAGACTTATATCGAAGATGGACTAGACAACAAGGTGATGACTTACTTCATGTTCCGTCGCAAAGGTGGAACCACTGCAATCCACCGCAATATCCGCCCGGCAATCATTCTCGAAAAATCGAAACAATTCGACCTCCTCGGCCGCCCGGCCAAAAGCGAACATATTATAAAAGTGAATCACTAAAGCTTAACAAGAGTCTCCTCTGAAGGAGACTTTTTTTCATATACATTATTATATTTCCTGATATGAGAAGAATACTAATTATACTAGGATTAATGGCATTGAATTCATTTGCTTTCGATTGCCTGCGGACTACATTTGACCTTTACGTCGCAAGTCAATACGACATGTACGAGAAGGATTACGAAGGATACATCCTCGATAGCCTTTATACTGACCAAGGCGAAGGGCAATCCTTATCCATTAAATATTACAGGACCGGCAACTATCTGGATAGTGCCGTAGAATATAAAACCACTCCAGATACTACTACGCAGCGCGTGATTGTCTACAACGAAACCGTAAAAGTCGATAAAGAAGAAAACTCCAAGACTGTCCATTTATATAAAGACGGGGAAGAATATCAAAAGATGGAATTCTATTTCAAAGACGATTCTCTATATTACAGAACATTAAATATTCAAGGCAAAATAGAAAACCTGTATGAAGAATATTCGTTCTACATCGTCAACGACACCATCTTCGAAAACGACGGAAGTCCTATAACTGTCCATGATCCCGAAAATGAAAACAGATGTTCCGTCAACCACCAAATGCAAGCGGCAACCCCCTGGACAACCTTGATGACCTACGAATACGAAACAAGGGGAGATACTCTTATCCAAACAAAGCGTAATCCTGCGAATAATCAAAGCGTCGACGGTACTAAAGAATTCTATGTTCCGGTTGTCCTGCAGCAAACCACACCCATTGTCCCTAGAAAAATTTACCCCGTTGCGGACTGGAAAAAATCCAAGCCATTCGACATCCTCGGCCGCCCCACCAAGAGCAAACATATTATAAAAGTGAACCGATAAAGTTTCACGTGAAACACAGTTGGGCCTATTTTTCAATGTCGGCGGTGTTGATAGATGAATCACAAGATTCAACATTTTCTCAACATTTACTAAAATATTATCCACAAATATTTTTAAAATTTTCGGTCTGCCGGATTTCCGGCGGCCTTTTTGTTAGTAAGATATTCTAAATTAGGAAACGTTACGTCAGATATCCACAAGACGTTTCACGTGGAACATACTTAATGAGACCATCGGAAGATACCAGGCAACAGGAAATATTCTGTCAATTTTTGTCAGAGAAAGGTGTGCAGCTGTCCAAGGAGACGACTGAGCGACTCTACCTGTATGCCGATTTGGTAGTAGAGACCAAGCAGTTCGGCAACCTGATTTCGCCAAAGGATTCCGAAAAAATCCTCAGCCGCCACATCGCCGACTCGCTGCTTCCCTATATATATATAGACGAAAGACGAAAGACGAAAGACGAAAGAGGCGAGTGCAATGAAACCGTCCACGAGTTCATTGCCAAGCCGAACAGTCTTGGCGCAAGGCGCAAAGACGAAGGAACTAAGGAATCTCTTTCGTCTATCGTCTACCAGCGAAGCGATCTTTCGTCTAAAACCTGGGCTGATATGGGTGCGGGTGCGGGTTGTCCGGTTTTCCCGCTCGCCATCGTGATGCCTGAAATCCAGTTTTATGCGGTCGAGCCCCGCAACATGCGCGTGCAGTTCATGAACTACGCCAAGGAAAAGCTCCAACTCCAGAACCTGACTGTCGTGGGCAAGCGCTTCGAGACTTCCGGCCTTTCGGACTTGGACTTTATCAGCTGCCGCGCCCTCTCGACTTTCGAAAACGACTGGGAACGTGCCCAACCCGGACTCAAGAAGGGCGGGATGTTCCTCACTCTAAAAAGTTTCAACAATATCGTTCACTTGGAAAACGACCCGGCGGTACACATATATAAATATGCTCTGCCCCAGGAAGAACAAGTTTACGCCTTAGTCACTCGAGGTAACGAATGAGTAAAGTAATAGCAATCTGTAACCAGAAGGGCGGCGTGGGCAAGACCACGACGGCCGTGAACCTGGCCGCAAGTTTTGCCGCTCTCGAAAAGAAGACACTCCTTATCGACATGGACCCGCAGGGCAACGCTTCCCAGGGTCTCGGTTTCAACGAGGCGCAGGACGAAGATATCCACGAAGTCCTCAACTTGGCCGGTAACCCCGACAACCTCAGCTACGAAACCATCAAGCCGGCAATTCTCGACACGCCTCTAGATTTCCTGAAGCTCATCCCGTCTGGCCCGGACTTGGCCGTGATGGAAATCGAGCTCGTGAACGCCATGAGCCGCGAACGCCGTCTCGAAAGAGTTATCAACATCCTCAAGCAGGCATTCGAGTTCATCATCATCGACGCACCCCCGAG encodes:
- a CDS encoding VOC family protein, with translation MRIEHVAIWVNDIDKVCEFYRKYFGGTIHQVYHNPAKQFTSRFVTFEGGARLEIMHRPDITPTFHVEHSEHLGFAHLCFSVGSKEDVDRLTRQMSKEGIQVVGQPRTTGDGYYESVVLDPEGNRVEITI
- a CDS encoding RsmG family class I SAM-dependent methyltransferase translates to MSEKGVQLSKETTERLYLYADLVVETKQFGNLISPKDSEKILSRHIADSLLPYIYIDERRKTKDERGECNETVHEFIAKPNSLGARRKDEGTKESLSSIVYQRSDLSSKTWADMGAGAGCPVFPLAIVMPEIQFYAVEPRNMRVQFMNYAKEKLQLQNLTVVGKRFETSGLSDLDFISCRALSTFENDWERAQPGLKKGGMFLTLKSFNNIVHLENDPAVHIYKYALPQEEQVYALVTRGNE
- a CDS encoding ParA family protein, with translation MSKVIAICNQKGGVGKTTTAVNLAASFAALEKKTLLIDMDPQGNASQGLGFNEAQDEDIHEVLNLAGNPDNLSYETIKPAILDTPLDFLKLIPSGPDLAVMEIELVNAMSRERRLERVINILKQAFEFIIIDAPPSLNLLTLNVLTAATSVLIPVQCEYYALQGMTELFKTIREVQKNLNSDLKIEGTLLTMYDARLSLCKQVAEEVRENLSDTVFQSVIPRNVKLSEAPSHGKPVILYDVQSSGSQAYMKLAEEILNKEK